A stretch of Clostridium sp. BJN0001 DNA encodes these proteins:
- the mazG gene encoding nucleoside triphosphate pyrophosphohydrolase: MIEIVGLGPGSYESLTVGTLNELKKGKNIFLRTEKHPTVEYLKKENIKFTTYDSIYNTKDSFDDVYSSIAKDVIEKHQIYGDVIYAVPGHPLVAERSVSILMDLCKKNNIEYKILPAVSFIDAVMESLKIDPIEGLKIIDAFDIRNQILDKRIGTIVTQVYSTLIASEVKLALLDQYDDETEIYFVRAAGIKNEESIRKIKLYELDMQHDIDYLTSIYIPKDVNNKKDFNDLLELVEILRGENGCPWDKKQTHDSIKKAVIEESYEVKDAIDNKDYDALIEELGDVLFQVVFHSSIGKEDGYFNISDVIKGIYEKMVLRHPHVFANEKDVDSVNKVLVKWDEIKKDEKGFNTLKDELNGVAKALPALLRAYKVQKKIKRDGLYLENIDKILEKVKENLNEIFDEYKMNNMDIIEDKIGSLLFLCVNLSGFLNIDAEEVLNAEIDRFIERVGAAEDECSKKCINMKDMSSEEIDKIWLYSKKQ; this comes from the coding sequence ATGATTGAAATAGTAGGTTTAGGACCTGGATCGTATGAATCATTAACAGTAGGCACACTTAATGAATTAAAAAAAGGAAAGAATATTTTTTTAAGAACAGAAAAGCATCCTACAGTAGAATATTTAAAAAAAGAAAATATTAAATTTACTACATATGATTCAATATATAATACAAAAGACAGCTTTGATGATGTCTATAGCAGCATAGCAAAAGATGTTATAGAAAAACATCAAATATATGGAGATGTAATTTATGCTGTACCAGGACATCCTCTTGTAGCAGAAAGATCAGTATCAATTTTAATGGACTTATGTAAAAAAAATAATATAGAGTACAAGATACTTCCAGCAGTAAGTTTTATAGATGCTGTAATGGAAAGTCTTAAGATAGATCCAATAGAAGGACTTAAGATAATAGATGCATTTGATATAAGAAATCAGATACTTGATAAAAGAATAGGAACTATAGTCACACAAGTCTATAGTACATTAATAGCATCAGAAGTAAAGCTTGCGCTTCTTGATCAGTATGATGATGAAACTGAGATCTATTTTGTAAGGGCAGCAGGAATAAAAAATGAAGAAAGTATAAGAAAAATTAAACTTTATGAACTTGATATGCAGCATGATATAGATTATCTTACTTCAATATATATTCCAAAAGATGTTAATAATAAGAAGGATTTTAATGATCTTTTAGAACTTGTTGAAATTCTTCGTGGAGAAAATGGATGCCCTTGGGATAAAAAGCAGACACATGATTCAATAAAAAAAGCTGTAATTGAAGAAAGTTATGAAGTTAAAGATGCTATTGATAATAAAGACTATGATGCACTTATAGAAGAACTTGGAGATGTTCTTTTTCAAGTAGTATTCCATTCATCTATAGGAAAAGAAGATGGATATTTCAATATATCTGATGTAATAAAAGGTATATATGAAAAAATGGTATTAAGACATCCTCATGTATTTGCAAATGAAAAAGATGTAGATTCAGTTAATAAAGTATTAGTAAAATGGGATGAAATAAAAAAGGATGAAAAAGGGTTTAATACACTTAAAGATGAATTAAATGGGGTAGCTAAGGCACTTCCTGCACTTTTAAGAGCATATAAAGTACAAAAAAAGATAAAAAGAGATGGACTTTATCTTGAAAATATAGACAAAATATTAGAAAAAGTAAAAGAAAATTTAAACGAAATATTTGATGAATATAAAATGAATAATATGGATATAATAGAAGATAAAATAGGAAGCTTGTTATTTTTATGTGTTAATCTTTCAGGATTTTTGAATATAGACGCAGAGGAAGTTTTGAATGCTGAAATAGATAGATTCATAGAAAGAGTAGGAGCTGCTGAAGATGAGTGCTCAAAAAAATGTATTAACATGAAAGATATGTCTTCAGAAGAAATAGATAAAATATGGTTATATTCAAAGAAACAGTAA
- a CDS encoding septum formation initiator family protein: MKKKLTLKKLIILVLIVVFAIAYIRQYIVMKNIESEIVDKEHQISELNQKNERLQDEVNEIDKDSTEYLEKLARERLGMIKPGEKVISSDADNADK, translated from the coding sequence ATGAAGAAAAAGTTAACATTAAAAAAGTTAATAATATTAGTTTTAATAGTAGTATTTGCTATAGCATACATAAGACAGTATATAGTAATGAAAAATATTGAAAGCGAAATAGTAGATAAAGAACATCAGATTTCAGAGTTAAATCAAAAAAATGAGAGGCTTCAAGATGAGGTTAATGAAATAGATAAAGATTCAACTGAATATCTTGAAAAATTAGCTAGAGAGAGACTTGGAATGATTAAGCCTGGGGAAAAAGTAATTAGTTCAGATGCAGATAATGCTGATAAGTAG
- a CDS encoding polysaccharide biosynthesis protein produces the protein MKKQSLIKASVVLAVSGIVSRFLGLFFRWPLIMLIGDEGIGYYQMSYPLYMFFIAMASGVPIAISKMISEKNAIYDVEGCFQVLKEAAIFMSIIGIGTTFILLMGSKQIISFLKWDSKAYYALIGISFAPMVISFMTIFRGFFQGFQNMTPSAISQIVEQIGRVIFGVGLAVFLLPKGIEYSAGGAAFGATAGAVFAFEYLYTKYRKIKKWYGIKKVKADSKILDKLLRIAIPISLGATVGTVMNLIDSILVPQNLLKAGFTSTQSTVLYAQLTGKASVIINIPLTLSMALCTSLIPVIAECFILKKRSELKDKVYMSMKLSAVIAIPCTFGLYFFAGPIMKFIFPQRYGGIEILKYMSVTIPFIIITQITTSILQGVDHYIRPVINLLIGCIVKIILTLTLVKLTNINIYGAVIASFSAYAISTILNIISMKQVLKIKLNLYSILIKPFYASVIMTLVSLIGYNIIYRKTMSNMISCPCAICIAIVMYFILMVVFKVFDIKDIKRRIGKL, from the coding sequence ATGAAAAAGCAGTCTTTAATAAAGGCAAGTGTAGTTCTAGCAGTATCGGGAATAGTATCAAGATTTTTAGGACTATTTTTCAGATGGCCTTTAATTATGCTTATAGGAGATGAAGGAATAGGATATTATCAGATGTCTTATCCACTATATATGTTTTTTATAGCTATGGCATCAGGAGTGCCAATAGCAATTTCTAAAATGATATCAGAAAAAAATGCAATTTATGACGTGGAAGGATGCTTTCAAGTTTTAAAAGAGGCTGCAATATTTATGAGTATCATAGGTATTGGAACTACATTTATTCTTTTAATGGGATCAAAGCAGATAATTTCGTTTCTTAAATGGGATTCTAAAGCATATTATGCTCTTATAGGTATTTCGTTCGCACCTATGGTGATATCATTTATGACAATATTCAGAGGCTTTTTTCAAGGCTTTCAGAATATGACACCTTCTGCTATATCGCAGATAGTAGAACAAATCGGACGTGTAATTTTTGGAGTTGGTCTTGCAGTATTTTTGCTTCCTAAAGGAATTGAATACTCAGCAGGCGGAGCTGCTTTTGGAGCAACAGCTGGAGCTGTTTTTGCATTTGAATATTTATATACTAAATATAGAAAAATAAAGAAATGGTATGGTATAAAGAAGGTAAAAGCAGATTCTAAGATACTGGACAAGCTTTTAAGAATAGCAATCCCGATCTCTCTTGGAGCTACTGTTGGTACAGTAATGAATCTGATTGATTCAATTTTAGTTCCTCAAAATCTTTTAAAGGCTGGATTTACAAGTACGCAGTCAACAGTATTATATGCACAGTTAACAGGAAAAGCTTCTGTAATTATAAATATACCACTTACTTTATCTATGGCATTATGTACATCACTTATACCTGTTATCGCAGAGTGCTTTATATTAAAAAAGAGATCAGAACTTAAGGACAAGGTATATATGTCTATGAAACTTTCAGCAGTAATTGCAATTCCGTGTACTTTTGGATTATATTTTTTTGCAGGACCTATAATGAAATTTATTTTTCCACAAAGATATGGTGGAATAGAAATATTAAAGTATATGTCAGTAACTATTCCGTTTATTATAATAACACAGATAACAACATCTATCCTTCAAGGAGTAGATCATTATATAAGACCAGTAATAAATCTATTAATTGGATGCATAGTTAAAATAATTCTAACATTGACACTTGTTAAGCTTACTAATATAAACATTTATGGAGCTGTTATTGCAAGTTTTAGTGCATATGCTATTTCAACTATTTTAAATATTATCTCCATGAAACAGGTTCTAAAAATTAAACTTAATCTTTATTCAATTTTGATAAAACCATTTTATGCATCAGTAATCATGACACTTGTATCATTAATAGGGTATAATATTATATATAGGAAAACAATGAGTAATATGATATCATGTCCTTGTGCAATATGCATTGCAATAGTAATGTATTTCATATTGATGGTGGTATTTAAGGTCTTTGATATAAAAGATATAAAAAGAAGAATTGGAAAGTTATAA
- the yabP gene encoding sporulation protein YabP yields MEKKSENKIENKKSNLTLENRKRIILSGVIEVISFDEETIEFVTSVGNLTISGNELKMNKLDVQNGDVIITGNVDSIIYGKENKKNKESIIKRLFR; encoded by the coding sequence ATGGAAAAAAAATCAGAAAATAAAATAGAAAATAAAAAATCGAATCTGACACTTGAAAATAGAAAAAGGATAATTTTAAGTGGAGTTATTGAAGTGATAAGCTTTGATGAAGAAACTATAGAGTTTGTCACAAGTGTTGGCAACTTAACGATTAGTGGAAATGAATTGAAAATGAATAAACTTGATGTTCAAAATGGAGATGTAATTATAACAGGTAATGTAGATTCGATAATATATGGAAAAGAGAATAAGAAAAATAAAGAAAGTATAATAAAGAGATTATTTAGGTAA
- a CDS encoding HU family DNA-binding protein has translation MNKSELIASMAEKSSLTKKNAELALKAFIESIEEALEEGEKVQLVGFGTFEKRERAAREGRNPRTKEVINIPATTVPVFKAGKEFKEKINK, from the coding sequence GTGAATAAATCAGAGTTAATAGCTAGCATGGCTGAGAAAAGTAGTTTAACTAAAAAGAATGCGGAACTTGCTTTAAAAGCATTTATAGAAAGTATTGAAGAAGCTTTAGAAGAAGGCGAAAAAGTTCAATTAGTTGGATTCGGAACTTTCGAAAAGAGAGAAAGAGCTGCAAGAGAAGGAAGAAATCCTAGAACTAAAGAAGTTATAAATATTCCAGCAACTACAGTTCCAGTATTTAAAGCAGGAAAAGAATTTAAAGAAAAGATTAATAAGTAA
- a CDS encoding RNA-binding S4 domain-containing protein — protein MRLDKYLKVSRIIKRRTVAKEACENGRVSINDKQAKPSTEINEGDIIKITFANRVLKAKVINIAEHVRKDDAKEMYVLFDDDEDLEN, from the coding sequence ATGAGACTAGATAAATATCTAAAGGTATCAAGAATAATAAAAAGAAGAACAGTTGCTAAAGAAGCATGTGAAAATGGCAGAGTTTCAATTAATGATAAACAGGCAAAACCTTCGACAGAAATAAACGAAGGGGATATTATAAAAATAACATTTGCAAATAGAGTACTTAAAGCAAAGGTTATAAATATAGCTGAACATGTAAGAAAAGACGATGCAAAAGAAATGTATGTTCTTTTTGATGACGATGAAGATTTAGAAAATTAG
- the yabQ gene encoding spore cortex biosynthesis protein YabQ → MPLRLIIQFNIIFFSIAAGFIAGLLFDLYRIIRGCCKFKAIIIIEDILFFILLSLILFTFLLYMDGVVLNIYVYLSIIISALFYLKFISKYVFKFYKLILSIILKIIRIVIKNIIYIIKTVFYRIMDKNN, encoded by the coding sequence ATGCCATTAAGATTAATAATCCAGTTTAATATAATTTTTTTTAGTATTGCTGCAGGATTTATTGCAGGACTTTTATTTGACTTATATAGAATTATAAGAGGATGCTGTAAATTTAAAGCAATAATCATAATTGAAGACATTCTTTTCTTTATATTATTATCTCTTATTTTATTTACATTTTTACTTTATATGGATGGAGTAGTGCTTAATATATATGTGTACTTATCTATAATAATATCAGCTTTATTTTATTTGAAATTTATAAGTAAATATGTTTTTAAATTTTATAAATTAATATTAAGTATTATTCTAAAAATAATAAGAATAGTTATAAAAAACATAATTTATATAATAAAAACAGTATTTTACAGGATTATGGATAAAAATAATTAA
- a CDS encoding S1 domain-containing RNA-binding protein — translation MALEVGNIVEGTVVNITNFGAFVEIEGKTGLVHISEVADSYVKDIREYLKEQDKVKVKVISIDDNGKISLSIKQANVRKRSVKPIEIDWNNDKKQSAGNFEDIMSKFLKDSEDRMVDVKKHQEFKSKGSKKNY, via the coding sequence ATGGCCTTAGAGGTAGGAAACATAGTAGAAGGTACAGTTGTTAACATTACAAATTTTGGAGCATTTGTTGAGATTGAAGGGAAAACAGGTTTGGTTCATATTTCAGAAGTTGCTGATTCTTATGTAAAAGACATAAGAGAATATTTAAAGGAACAGGATAAGGTTAAAGTTAAAGTAATATCCATAGATGATAATGGAAAGATAAGTCTTTCTATTAAGCAGGCTAATGTCAGAAAGAGATCAGTAAAACCTATAGAAATAGATTGGAATAATGACAAGAAACAGTCTGCAGGAAATTTTGAAGATATTATGTCAAAATTCTTAAAAGATAGCGAAGATAGAATGGTTGATGTTAAGAAACATCAAGAGTTCAAAAGCAAAGGAAGCAAGAAAAACTATTAG